The genomic DNA CAATACTTCAATGACCGGTTATCAAGAAATCCTCACTGATCCTTCCTATTCTCGCCAAATCGTTACTCTTACTTATCCTCATATCGGCAATGTCGGCACCAATGCTGCTGACGAAGAATCCTCTCAGGTACATGCGCAAGGCCTGGTCATTCGCGACCTGCCGCTGATTGCCAGCAACTACCGCAATACCGAGGACCTCTCTTCCTACCTGAAGCGCCATAACATCGTGGCGATTGCTGATATCGATACCCGTAAGCTGACGCGTCTGCTGCGCGAGAAGGGTGCACAAAACGGTTGTATCATCGCAGGAGATAACCTCGATGCAGCCCTGGCGCTGGAAAAAGCGAAAGCTTTCCCGGGTCTGAACGGCATGGACCTGGCGAAAGAAGTGACCACAGCAGAAGCCTACAGCTGGACGCAGGGAAGCTGGACGCTGGCGGGAGACCTGCCGGAAGCGAAAAAAGAGAGCGACCTGCCATTCCACGTGGTGGCGTACGATTTTGGTGCCAAGCGCAACATCCTGCGTATGCTGGTCGACCGCGGCTGCCGCCTGACGGTTGTCCCGGCGAAAACCTCTGCTGAAGAGGTACTGAAGATGAATCCGGACGGTATCTTCCTGTCCAACGGTCCTGGCGACCCGGCACCGTGCGATTACGCTATCGACGCCATCAAATCCTTCCTGGAAACCGATATCCCGGTATTCGGCATCTGTCTGGGTCATCAGCTGCTGGCGCTGGCGAGCGGTGCTAACACCGTGAAGATGAAGTTCGGTCACCACGGTGGGAACCACCCGGTGAAAGATATCGATAACAACACGGTAATGATTACGGCACAGAACCATGGCTTCGCAGTGGATGAGGCGTCAATGCCTGCTAACCTGCGCGTGACCCACAAGTCTCTGTTCGATGGCACCCTGCAGGGGATTCATCGTACCGATAAGCCAGCGTTCAGCTTCCAGGGTCACCCTGAAGCCAGCCCGGGCCCGCACGATGCCGCGCCGCTGTTCGATCACTTCATCGAACTTATTGAGCAATACCGTAAGACCGCTAAATAATCAGGAGCCGAGAAGACCATGCCAAAACGTACAGACATAAAAAGCATCCTGATCCTTGGCGCTGGCCCGATTGTGATCGGCCAGGCCTGCGAATTCGACTACTCCGGTGCCCAGGCGTGTAAAGCCCTGCGCGAAGAGGGTTACCGCGTTATCCTGGTGAACTCTAACCCGGCCACCATCATGACTGACCCGGAAATGGCAGATGCAACCTACATCGAGCCGATTCACTGGGAAGTGGTACGCAAAATCATCGAAAAAGAGCGTCCGGACGCGGTTCTGCCTACCATGGGCGGCCAGACGGCGCTGAACTGCGCGCTGGAGCTGGAGCGTCAGGGCGTGCTGGAAGAGTTCGGCGTGACCATGATTGGTGCGACAGCCGATGCCATTGATAAAGCTGAAGACCGTCGTCGCTTCGACGTGGCGATGAAGAAAATCGGCCTCGACACCGCGCGTTCCGGTATCGCACATACCATGGAAGAAGCGCTGGCTGTTGCGGCTGACGTTGGTTATCCGTGCATCATCCGTCCATCCTTCACCATGGGTGGCACCGGCGGCGGTATCGCCTACAACCGCGAAGAGTTCGAAGAGATTTGTGAACGCGGTCTGGATCTCTCCCCCACCAAAGAGCTGCTGATTGATGAATCGCTGATTGGCTGGAAAGAGTACGAGATGGAAGTGGTGCGTGATAAAAACGACAACTGCATCATCGTCTGCTCCATCGAAAACTTCGATGCGATGGGTATCCACACCGGCGACTCCATCACCGTAGCGCCAGCCCAGACGCTGACCGACAAAGAGTATCAAATCATGCGTAACGCCTCGATGGCGGTACTGCGTGAAATCGGCGTAGAAACGGGTGGCTCTAACGTTCAGTTTGCGGTGAACCCGAAAAACGGTCGCCTGATTGTTATCGAAATGAACCCGCGTGTTTCTCGCTCCTCCGCGCTGGCCTCGAAAGCCACCGGCTTCCCGATTGCGAAAGTGGCCGCGAAACTGGCGGTAGGATATACCCTCGATGAGCTGATGAACGACATCACCGGTGGCCGCACTCCAGCGTCCTTCGAGCCGTCCATCGACTACGTTGTGACCAAGATCCCTCGCTTTAACTTCGAGAAGTTCGCCGGCGCAAACGACCGTCTGACCACGCAGATGAAATCTGTTGGCGAAGTGATGGCGATTGGGCGTACTCAGCAGGAATCCCTGCAGAAAGCGCTGCGCGGCCTGGAAGTGGGGGCCACGGGTTTTGACCCGAAAGTGAGCCTGGAAGACCCTGAAGCGCTGACCAAAATTCGCCGCGAGCTGAAAGACGCAGGCGCAGAGCGTATCTGGTACATCGCCGATGCGTTCCGTGCGGGCCTCTCTGTTGATGGCGTGTTCAACCTGACCAACATCGACCGCTGGTTCCTGGTGCAGATTGAAGAGCTGGTACGTCTGGAAGAAAGAGTCGCGGACCTGGGCATCAATGGCCTGGACGCTGACTTCCTGCGCGTACTGAAGCGTAAAGGCTTCGCCGATGCGCGTCTGGCCAAACTGGCGGGCGTACGTGAAGCGGAAATCCGCAAGCTGCGTGACCAGTATGACCTGCACCCGGTCTACAAACGCGTGGATACCTGTGCAGCGGAGTTCGCGACCGACACCGCTTACATGTACTCCACGTATGAAGATGAGTGTGAAGCGAATCCGTCCGTCGACCGCGACAAGATTATGGTGCTGGGCGGCGGTCCTAACCGTATCGGCCAGGGCATCGAGTTTGACTACTGCTGCGTTCACGCCTCCCTGGCACTGCGCGAAGACGGTTACGAGACCATCATGGTCAACTGTAACCCGGAAACCGTGTCGACCGACTACGATACCTCCGACCGCCTCTACTTTGAGCCGGTAACGCTGGAAGATGTGCTGGAAATCGTGCGTATCGAGAAGCCTAAAGGCGTTATCGTGCAATACGGTGGCCAGACCCCACTGAAACTGGCGCGCGCGCTGGAAGCCGCTGGTGTGCCGGTAATCGGTACCAGCCCGGATGCAATCGACCGTGCAGAAGACCGTGAACGTTTCCAGCAGGCGGTTGACCGTCTGAAGCTGAAACAGCCGGCCAATGCCACCGTCACCGCTATCGAGATGGCTGTTGAGAAGGCGAAAGAGATTGGCTACCCGCTGGTGGTACGTCCTTCGTACGTGCTGGGCGGCCGCGCGATGGAAATCGTCTACGACGAAGCTGACCTGCGTCGCTACTTCCAGACGGCAGTGAGCGTGTCCAACGATGCGCCGGTTCTGCTCGACCGCTTCCTCGACGATGCCGTTGAAGTGGATGTGGATGCCATCTGTGACGGCGAAATGGTGCTGATTGGCGGTATCATGGAGCACATCGAACAGGCAGGCGTTCACTCCGGTGACTCCGCATGTTCCCTGCCAGCGTACACCCTGAGCCAGGAAATTCAGGACGTGATGCGCCAGCAGGTGCAGAAGCTGGCCTTCGAACTGCAGGTTCGCGGTCTGATGAACGTCCAGTTCGCTGTCAAAGACAACGAAGTCTACCTGATTGAAGTGAACCCGCGTGCAGCACGTACCGTACCGTTCGTCTCTAAAGCTACCGGTGTTCCGCTGGCGAAAGTGGCGGCGCGCGTGATGGCGGGCCAGACGCTGGCACAGCAGGGCGTGACGAAAGAAATTATCCCACCGTACTACTCGGTGAAAGAAGTGGTACTGCCGTTCAACAAATTCCCGGGCGTCGACCCGCTGTTAGGGCCAGAAATGCGTTCTACCGGGGAAGTGATGGGCGTGGGCCGCACCTTCGCAGAAGCGTTCGCGAAGGCGCAGTTAGGCAGTAACTCCACCATGAAAAAATCTGGCCGTGCGCTGCTCTCTGTTCGCGAAGGTGATAAAGAGCGCGTGGTTGACCTGGCGGCTAAGCTGCTGAAACAGGGCTTCGAGCTGGATGCAACCCACGGCACGGCCATTGTGCTGGGTGAAGCGGGCATTAATCCGCGTCTGGTGAACAAGGTGCATGAAGGTCGTCCGCACATTCAGGATCGCATCAAGAATGGCGAATACACCTACATCATTAACACCACCGCAGGTCGTCAGGCGATTGAAGACTCCAAGCTGATTCGCCGCAGCGCGCTGCAGTACAAAGTGCATTACGACACCACCCTTAACGGTGGTTTCGCCACCGCGATGGCACTGAACGCTGATGCCACCGAGAAGGTGATTTCCGTTCAGGAAATGCACGCTCAGATTAACAAGTAAGCCAACATACCCGGCAGTATTCGCTGCCGGGTATTATTCCCACCTTCAGAACCTTCTGGTTTTCCAACCGCATTCAGTCAGTTAGCCTAAAATGGTTAGGTCGATAACGAAATTCAACTGAGAGCAGGGGAAAACACCATGCAAAATAAACTTCTGATCGCGTCCGTTCTGGCTGCCACCGCCATGTTTACCGTTGCGGGCTGTTCATCTAATCAGGCAGTAAAAACCACGGATGGGCGTACGATAGTGACTGACGGTAAGCCGCAGGTCGATGATGACACCGGTCTGGTTTCCTATAAAAACGCCGAAACGGGTCAAACTGAACAGATCAACCGTGACCAGGTGAAATCCATGGGCGAACTGGATAACTAGTTCAGATTTCTGACGTTAGCCCGTCAATAATATTCACTATTAGCCTGTTGAATTACTGACTACACTCTTTTGGTAAAAGAAGGCAGTAAAACAACAGGCTAATTAATGATTCTGATAATTTACGCACATCCGTATCCGCATCACTCGCATGCAAATAAACGGATGCTTGAGCAGGTAAGGACGCTTGATAACGTAGAGATACGTTCCCTCTATCAACTTTATCCCGATTTTAATATCGATATCGCCGCCGAACAGGAGGCGCTCTCTCGTGCCGATTTAATTATCTGGCAGCATCCGATG from Enterobacter ludwigii includes the following:
- a CDS encoding YgdI/YgdR family lipoprotein yields the protein MQNKLLIASVLAATAMFTVAGCSSNQAVKTTDGRTIVTDGKPQVDDDTGLVSYKNAETGQTEQINRDQVKSMGELDN
- the carB gene encoding carbamoyl-phosphate synthase large subunit, encoding MPKRTDIKSILILGAGPIVIGQACEFDYSGAQACKALREEGYRVILVNSNPATIMTDPEMADATYIEPIHWEVVRKIIEKERPDAVLPTMGGQTALNCALELERQGVLEEFGVTMIGATADAIDKAEDRRRFDVAMKKIGLDTARSGIAHTMEEALAVAADVGYPCIIRPSFTMGGTGGGIAYNREEFEEICERGLDLSPTKELLIDESLIGWKEYEMEVVRDKNDNCIIVCSIENFDAMGIHTGDSITVAPAQTLTDKEYQIMRNASMAVLREIGVETGGSNVQFAVNPKNGRLIVIEMNPRVSRSSALASKATGFPIAKVAAKLAVGYTLDELMNDITGGRTPASFEPSIDYVVTKIPRFNFEKFAGANDRLTTQMKSVGEVMAIGRTQQESLQKALRGLEVGATGFDPKVSLEDPEALTKIRRELKDAGAERIWYIADAFRAGLSVDGVFNLTNIDRWFLVQIEELVRLEERVADLGINGLDADFLRVLKRKGFADARLAKLAGVREAEIRKLRDQYDLHPVYKRVDTCAAEFATDTAYMYSTYEDECEANPSVDRDKIMVLGGGPNRIGQGIEFDYCCVHASLALREDGYETIMVNCNPETVSTDYDTSDRLYFEPVTLEDVLEIVRIEKPKGVIVQYGGQTPLKLARALEAAGVPVIGTSPDAIDRAEDRERFQQAVDRLKLKQPANATVTAIEMAVEKAKEIGYPLVVRPSYVLGGRAMEIVYDEADLRRYFQTAVSVSNDAPVLLDRFLDDAVEVDVDAICDGEMVLIGGIMEHIEQAGVHSGDSACSLPAYTLSQEIQDVMRQQVQKLAFELQVRGLMNVQFAVKDNEVYLIEVNPRAARTVPFVSKATGVPLAKVAARVMAGQTLAQQGVTKEIIPPYYSVKEVVLPFNKFPGVDPLLGPEMRSTGEVMGVGRTFAEAFAKAQLGSNSTMKKSGRALLSVREGDKERVVDLAAKLLKQGFELDATHGTAIVLGEAGINPRLVNKVHEGRPHIQDRIKNGEYTYIINTTAGRQAIEDSKLIRRSALQYKVHYDTTLNGGFATAMALNADATEKVISVQEMHAQINK
- the carA gene encoding glutamine-hydrolyzing carbamoyl-phosphate synthase small subunit, translated to MIKSALLVLEDGTQFIGRAIGATGSAVGEVVFNTSMTGYQEILTDPSYSRQIVTLTYPHIGNVGTNAADEESSQVHAQGLVIRDLPLIASNYRNTEDLSSYLKRHNIVAIADIDTRKLTRLLREKGAQNGCIIAGDNLDAALALEKAKAFPGLNGMDLAKEVTTAEAYSWTQGSWTLAGDLPEAKKESDLPFHVVAYDFGAKRNILRMLVDRGCRLTVVPAKTSAEEVLKMNPDGIFLSNGPGDPAPCDYAIDAIKSFLETDIPVFGICLGHQLLALASGANTVKMKFGHHGGNHPVKDIDNNTVMITAQNHGFAVDEASMPANLRVTHKSLFDGTLQGIHRTDKPAFSFQGHPEASPGPHDAAPLFDHFIELIEQYRKTAK